The nucleotide sequence GTGCCCGATACGGACCCGGCCCGATGGGTTTATGCGCCGGACGGAGATGAAACCCTACATGAGCGACGCCGAGCGGGTCGCCGCCCTCCTGGACGAACGGCCGGACCTGGCGGACCCGCTGGCGTCACTACTCGACGTGGATGCGGAACTGGACACCTGGACGTTCGAGGACATCCCCGTCGAATCCGGCCCGTTCGGCGAACTCGTCGGCCGCGGCATCGTCGAGAAAGTCGACGGGGAGTACCGGCTGGCCGACCCCGAGGCCGTCCGGGCAACCCTCGACCGCAGCGAACCCGCAGATGCGATTGACGGGGCTACCGGGAACGGAGATACGAGCTCGCCGGCTGTCAGCAGCCCTGACGTCGACCTCTCGCTCCCAACCCTCGCGGTCGACCGTCGGCTCCTCCTCACGCTGGGGGGCGTCCTGCTCTTTCTCGCGCTGACGCGGACTGTCTTTGCCTTCCCCAGCGTGTTCCGCGACCAGGTGGTGCTCTCGGGGAACGACCCCTACTACTACCGGTACTGGGTCGAGCAGCTGCTGGCCGGGGGCGGCGACCTCTCGCCCTCGGCGTTGCCGGGCGTGGTCGCGAAGGGGGAGCCGCTGATGGTGACGACGCTGTGGGCGGCGAGCGCACTGCTAGGCGGGTCGGTGACCGCCGCGGGCTGGGTGCTCGCATGGTATCCCGTCGTCTCCGCGGTCATCGCAGGCGCGGCGCTGTACCTGGTGACGACGCGAGTCACCCGGGACCGTCGGGTGGGGCTGGCCGCGGTCGTGATGCTCGCGACCCTCCCTGGACATGGCTACCGGACGAGTCTCGGCTTTGCCGACCACCACGCCTTCGACTTCATCTGGCTGGCGCTCGCGTTGCTAGCGTTGCACAGCGTGCTCGCCCGGACCGACTCCTGGCGCGACGCCGGGACGTGGCTCGCAGCTGGTGGGTTGGGCGTTGCGGTCGCCGCGCAGGTACTGTCCTGGGAAGCGGGACCGCTGCTCATCGCGCCCATCGCGGTGGCCGCCGCGGCGCTCGTTCTCGTCGATGTCCGACTGGAGCGGGACCCGCTGCTGTGGGGCCTGCCGCTGCTCGTGGGGCTCGGGCTGGCGAGCCTGCTGACCGTGGGCGCCCACGAGACGTTCAACTGGCACACCGACGTGGTCACCGCGGCGCCGCCGTTGCTCTTCGGGGGTGTTGCCGTGGTGGTCGTCCTCGGAACAGCCGCCGCCCGGACGGGCCTCTCCTGGCGCGTCGTCGCCGGGGGGTACGTCGCTGTGGCCGTCGCCGGGCTGCTGGGGGTGCGCTACGGGCTGCCAGACTTCTGGGCCGAGGCGTCGAGCGGCGTCCAGCGGATCGTCGCGCCCCGCGATATCGTCGAAACCGCGCCGCTGTTCGGCGAGGGCGCGGGCTGGCTGTTGCTGTTCGGGCTCCTGCTCGTGGTCGGCGTCGCCTACCTCGCGTGGGCCACCCGGGCGCTTGCTGGTGGGGACCGGCACTGGGCCGCTCCGGCCGCCTACGCCTGGATACTGCTTGGCTTGAGCTTCTTTTCGATCCGGTTCGGTGGGGAGACCTCCATCCCGCTCGCGGTCTTCGCGGCGCTTGGCTTCGTCCACATCGCCGAGCGGGTCGACCTGGCGAACCGGCCGGCGCCGTTCCGCGAGGCCGGGGGCGCTCGTGCGCAGGCCGACGGTGGACGCCGACCCGGGGATAACGAGTCGCTCGTTGATTTCTCGTGGCCCGACGGCCGGGCCTTCGCGTCATTGCTGGTGCTCGGGCTCCTGCTCTGTGGGCTCGGGCTGATGCAGGTGCCCATCAAGACCGGCCAGCTGACGATCACCGATGAGACGTACGAGACCGCAACCGAGATCGACGCCTACGCCGCCGGCCAGAATCTCTCGGACTCCGAGAGTTACGTGCTGAGCCAGTGGGGGCGCAACCGCGTCTACAACTACTTCGTCAGCGGGGAATCGCAATCATTCGGCTACGCCCGCCAGCAGTATCCACAGATCCTCAACGCCGAACCGGGGTCGGCCCCACCCGGAAGAGTCGGCTTCGTCGTCGCCGACCCCGCGGGCAACTGGTCGGAGGGTTCGGTCCACGACCGGCTGATGAGCTACGGCGAGGGCGCCTCGGGGCTGGCCCACTACCGGGCCGTCGCGCGCGCCGGTGAGACGCGTGCCTTCGCCGCCGTTCCGGGCGCGAACGTGACCGGGGAAATAGAGGCGAACGTGACGACGGCGACGCTCGTGACCGACGTCCGCGTGCCGGGCTGGGAGTTCGCCTACGCCCGCGAGACGAGCGTGACGAACGGCTACTTCGCCACACGCGTCGCCCACCCCGGCCAGTACCGCGTGCTCGCCGACGGGCAGGAACGGGAGACGCTGGTCGTCCCCGGGGACGCGGTGCTGAACGGGACGCGAGTCGACGCCGGGCAGGCCGGCGGTGAAGGCTGATGGCCGCCGAGGGGGAGCGTGAAGGCGGACACGAATTCGGGGGCGTACGCTGGCGTGACAGCACCCGGTGGCGAGCGCGTGCGGTGCGGGTCCGCGACCTGGTCTTTGGGGACCGGGTCGGGCTGGCGGTCTTTCTGGGGGTGGTATGCTTTGCGGGGCTGTACTGGCGAGCGGACGTGTTCATCACCGACAACCTCACGCTGATCGAGACGCTGTCGGCGATGAGCGAGGGACAGCTGTGGGTCGAACCCGCGACGGGCAACTACTTCGACGCGCCGGGGACGGTCGTCCAGGACGGGCTCGTGTACGGACGCAACTACGGCCAGCTCGCGCTCTCGCTTCCTGTGTTGTGGCTACTGCAGGGGGTCACTGCGGTCGCGAACCTCCACCTTGCGCTGACGGCGCTGTGGCACCTGGCGCTGCTTGGTCTCATTCTTGTACTCGGGCGTGTGTACGGCCGCGAGCGACTCGCGCGGCTGGGCGGGGCGGCCGTCGTGGGTGTCTCCTTTCTTGTCAATCTCACGTTGCTCAGGCAGTTTCTTGACCCGTCGCTACCGCTGATCGCCCTCCAGATTTCGACGCTGCTGGCGGCTGGACTGGGTACGGTGCTGTTGTATCGGTTGCTGGCCTGGCAGCATAACCGTCGGCTTGGCGTGTTGGCGGGCGCAGCGGTAGTTGTCGTCTCGCCGGTGGGGTTCTGGGCGACGATTCCGAAGCGACACGTCTTGGTGGCGACGCTGTGTGTGGCCGTCCTCTATCTGTTCGCGCGCAGCCGGGAGCCGAGCGGGCGGTCGTGGCCGCTGGTCGGCGCGGTGCCCGAACGCCGCGCGCTGATGTACGCCTGTATCGCGCTGATCACGTGGGTGCACGCCGCCGAGGGGCTGTTCGTGTTCCTCGCGGTGGCGGCCTTCGACCTGCCGACCGCGCCCGCGAACGACCGCCGGACGCTCGCCTTCCTGGGTGTGGTGTTCGGACTCGCGATGGTGCCCTTCTTCGTGACGAATCTGCTGGTGGCCGGGAGTCCGGTCGAGCCGCCGCGCGGCCTCTACTCCCAGGGGCTGGCCGCCGACCTCGGCGGTGACGGTGCGGCTGGTGGTGGAAGCGGAGGGGGCGGTGGTGGCAGGGGGAGTGGTACCGGCAGAAGCGGTGGAGGTGGCACCGGATTCATCGACGGCCTCGTCGGCACCGTCACCGGCTTCGTCTCCGATTTCTTCCTCGTGACGGCTGCCGCCTACGTCTTCTCGTTCGTTCTCGGGATCGTGACGGACGGGCTGTCCGCGGTCGGCGACACGCAAACCCTCTACCACGCGTTCGTCCGCAGCAGCGGCGAGGCCATCGGCGGTAACCCGCAGTTCCGCGGGATCAACCTCGCTGTTCTGGAGTCGATGCCGCTGCTCGGCGCGCTCGGCGGCGCGGTTGCTGCCGGCGGGAGCTGCGTGGCAAACGGCTCACTGGAGCGCCTGCGCGGCGTGACCGCCACGGACGGCCTGGCCGTCGGGATGTGTCTCGCGCTCGCGGTCATCTACCTCGACCGACTGCCGCTGCAGGTCCAGATCAACGCCCGGTACGTCCTGCCGGTCTACCCGCTTGCGCTCTACCTGGTTGCCCGGATGGGGCCCGTCAGGCGGATCGTCGATATTGCCCTCGGTCCGATACTGTGGACCTATGCCGCGGGGGTGCTCGTTGGAACCCAGTTGTTCGTCGTCTACGTGGCTGTTCGGGGGCTCTCGGTCGCGGAGGCCGCGCAGACCCACGCACTGGTAGGGATCCTCGCGGCCGTGCTCCTCTTCGTGGCGCTTCTCGCGTATCTTGCCGATGAACGGCTCCAGACGCCCGCGGCGGCCGCGCTCGGCTTCGCCGCCGCGACAGGGACTGCCTTCCTGTTGCTCACCGGGCTGGACTACTTCGGCTTTCTCGGAAACTACGTGTTGCCCGTCGCCGGCGCCGTCGTGGACGCGTTGGCGTGAATCTCGTGTTTTTTTGATGAAGGGGCCTTGGGATCGGGTAGCCTGAGAGTAGTAAGAACACCCCGGCTGCTCGGGAGAGCGCCGATCTCCCGAACCCAGCGTATTCGGAAGATGCGGATGTCTTCCGCAGCCATCAGAATCGCGGTGCGGTTCTGAGGATCCGGAACCGCTGTGAACGTCTCTTTCAGCCCCACCCGGCACGAGTGGTTTAAACGGATGGAGCTGGAAGGCCAGACTGGTCTATTTGCTGGATTGAATCGTCTTTTCGTTGGAATACAACTGGCTGTGAGTATGACACAGGACTTATACTCGGTCGTTCAGTTTGAGGGAACGAATGACCTCCGGGTGGCGGTACCGGTTCGCTAGCGTTTCGGGGGCGGTCGTGCTGACCGCCGTCGCCGTGACGGTGGCGAACTATCCGGCCATCCAAGACGCCTTCGCGATGGTCCCTTTCCTCGGTCGGCCCGCGCCGACCGTCCTCTCGAACGGGGAACTCACCTTCGCGCTGTTGACGATGCTGGCGGCCGTGTTCGTGACCGTCTGGCCTCTGTTCAAACCCCAGCCCCGACGGACTCTCGATACCATCTTTCTCACGGAGAAGCGCCTCGGCGTTGCGCTGTTGGGGATGGCCGCGCTCGGTTACTTTGACTACACGTTCCGGCTCCCGCGGAGTACGCTCCTGCTGACTGCCGCGGCACTGTCCGCCCTGTTGCCGGTCTGGATGGTCGCAATCCGGCGCCGCCCCTCCCAGCAGTCCCGGGCGGTGCTGGTCGGCGACGACACCGAGGCGATGCGGGACCTGCTTGAGGCGACCGACCTGCCCGTCATCGGCTACGTCGCGCCGCCGAGTCCCTATCAGCGTGAGGGGGCGCCCTCCCGCGGGATGGCTGACGGGGGGCGGCTGGAGCAGACGAGTGCCTTCGGCGAGATGTCGCGACTGGGCGGTCTGTCGCGGCTGGAGGAGGTGCTCGTCGAGGAGGACGTCGACACGGTACTCGTGGCCTTCGCGGAGTCCGACCGTGCGGAGTTCTTCGGCGCGCTGGATACCTGCCACGAGTACGGCGTGTCAGTGCTGGCGCATCGGGCGCACGCGAATCACGTCTTGACACAGGGGATCAAGGACAGCGAGGAACTGGTCGAAATCGACCTGGAGCCGTGGGACTGGCTTGACCACGTCGCTAAGCGAGCTTTCGACGTGGCGTTCGCGGGCGGTGGGCTACTCGTGCTCTCGCCGGTGATTGCGGTTATCGCCGTCGCGCTCAAACTTGACTCACCGGGGCCGGTGTTGTACAGCCAGGAGCGAACCGCGGAGTTCGGGGATACGTTTACTATCTCCAAATTTCGGAGTATGGTGCCGGATGCGGAGTCCGAGACTGGTGTGAAGTTGTCTGAAGAGGACGCTGGTGGCGTTGACCCGCGGGTGACGCGGGTGGGAAAAGTGTTACGACGGACGCACCTTGACGAGATCCCCCAACTGTGGTCTATTCTGATGGGTGACATGAGCGTGGTCGGCCCACGTCCCGAGCGGCCGGAGTTGGATGCGGACATTGAACGCGGTGTTGAGGATTGGCCCAGCCGGTGGTTCGTCAAGCCTGGGCTGACGGGCCTAGCACAGATCAACGACGCGACCGGCCACGAGCCCGACCGGAAGCTACGCTACGATCTGGAGTACATTCGCAAGCAGTCATTCTGGTTCGATGTTAAGATCGTGATCCGGCAGGTCTGGCAGGTATTGGGCGACGTGGTGGCGACTATCCGGTCGCGGAGTTCCGAGTAACGACCCTCTTGCTTGGCAGTACGGCACCGACCGGTGTGCTGTGATCCGATTTGAGTATAGTATCGTGGCGCAAATGTCGGCAGCTGAAATTTGATCCGTCACGACATGTCTTCTGGATGTCATAATCTACTTCCTTGATCACTAACGAGTTCACGTCGATTAAGACGGTCGTCTTCAGCGATTACAAGGACCAGTTCGCGTGATCACGGCAGTGATAGCTCGTTTGATCACGCTCGAAGCCGATTTCACCAATGCTGCTTTACATTCTAGCCCGCCTATCCGCCGAGGCACAGAGCGGGAGGCGGGATTTACACATCCGGTATTCTTGTTCCAGTCGACGGACGAAACTGTAGTGCGGCGGCTTGTTGAACTCAAACACGGCGAGTACACTGGATATCTCGTCGAGGTAGTCCTGAGTCTGATGGAGACTTTATTCTAGCTCGACGTGGAACAGAATCAACGCGATATGTGCCTACTTTTTGAACCCGCTGCCACCGTCCGGGGCAGGGGTACGTCTGGCTCATCCACATGCTGCTTGGAAAATTTCGACACATCCAGCCTAGCTATCTGAACGATGCCACATCGACAGACTACGTTCATTTTCTGGCCAATCCGACGAGCTCTTTCTATGAGAGCGTTTGGGACTGCGGTCAATCGGCGGCAAAACACGCCGAGTACACTCAGACCACCGTTCCCTTATCGAAATTAGCCCGGATACGTTCTTTTGAAGACGCTTTGTGAGGGAATGAGAATAGACCTTCTGGGTATTCCGCTATTGCGGTAATCACTCCCGCCGTTTGAGCCCGTGAATAGTACCGTGAGTTCGGTGAGGCTGTACCTCATTTACAACATCAAACAGTGCGTCAAGCTGTGAAACCCTCCTCCATGTAGCGATTTACTGGAGCCCAACAGACCAACGCTGATATATGTCGGCAGTAAAATCACACGAACAATGAGCGATGGGGGAGTGACTGACCGTCGGGAACAACTCCGGGCACTGGTTCGGGTGGCCCGGTACCGTCCGGCGTTCACTGCGGCGATTGTTGGGGCGGGAGTATTTGCGGCTGCGTTGGAAGCAGTTGGGCTGAGCTTCATCCTGCCGATCGTTGAGATCGTCCAATCTTCCAGTGATCCCGCGGCCGAGGCCGATGGCGTGCTGGGTATGTTTGTGGCAGTCTACCAGACGTTAGGTATCCCTTTTACACTGGGGTCGGTTGTGGTCGGGGTGAGTCTGGTGCTGGCTGTCCGCTGGACGTTAACATTTATCGTGCGATGGCTTCGTGAGTCGCTCGCATTCAACTACATGCGGGATCTACAGACCCGATCATTCGACAATGCTCTTGATGCGTGCATTGAGTACTTCGACCACGAAGGATCAGATGACATTCTGAATGCGATCGTGACACAGGCCGAGTACGCGGGACGGGTCATCCGGCATGTCGTTGTTTTTCTTGAACAGTTTTTGCTGAGTCTCATGTATCTCGTGATCGCATTCGTGATCGCGCCATTGCTGACCCTATTCACTGCCGTGTTCCTCGGTGGGCTTTCGGTCGTGTTTCGGTACGTTCTGGAACCAGGATATGATATCGGTGACCGGGTGGCCGACGCGAATGAGCGAGTTCAGGAGGCCGCCCAGGCTGGCACTCAGGGTATCCGGGATACCAAACTGTTCGGACTGCAGAGCGAACTCTTTAGTGACTTTTTGGATGCAGTTGGTCAGTTCGCTAAATCAAGTATCAAACTCCGTCGGAACCAAGAGGCAATCAAGAGTTTTTATAGCCTTCTTACAGCAATCTCGGTATTTGCTTTGATCTACTTGGCTATAGCTTTCATGAACATGTCACTGGGGTCGCTCGGTGTTTTCCTGTTCGCGATGTTCAGACTCGGTCCGAAAGCGAGTGCTCTCAACTCGAAGTTATACCAAATCGAAAATACCCTCCCGCACTTGGTCCGGACACAGCAGTTCATTGACGAACTTGAGCGGAATCAAGAACTAGACGTGGATCGAGAACCGGTTCCCGAATCGGTGGAGTCGGTCGAGTTTGACGATGTGCGATTCTCGTACCAAGGACAGGATGACGAGGCTCTGGCGGGCATTTCGTTCAAGTTCGAAAAAGGTGATTTTATCGGTTTCGTGGGTCCGTCTGGTGCAGGGAAATCAACCATTGTGTCACTACTAACGCGCCTGTACGAGCCAGATACGGGGAACATTCGAGCGAACGCTCGCTCGATACACGAGATGGATATTAACGAGTGGCGGTCCCAGATTGCGGTTGTCCGGCAAAATCCGTTTATTTTCAACGACACCCTCCGATATAACCTCACCATCGGAAATCGGGATGTGTCGCGGGACGAATTGGATGAGGCAGCACGTATTGCACATGTTGATGAATTTTCCCAGGATCTGCCCGATGGCTACGACACCCAACTAGGCGACGATGGGGTACG is from Salinirussus salinus and encodes:
- a CDS encoding STT3 domain-containing protein gives rise to the protein MSDAERVAALLDERPDLADPLASLLDVDAELDTWTFEDIPVESGPFGELVGRGIVEKVDGEYRLADPEAVRATLDRSEPADAIDGATGNGDTSSPAVSSPDVDLSLPTLAVDRRLLLTLGGVLLFLALTRTVFAFPSVFRDQVVLSGNDPYYYRYWVEQLLAGGGDLSPSALPGVVAKGEPLMVTTLWAASALLGGSVTAAGWVLAWYPVVSAVIAGAALYLVTTRVTRDRRVGLAAVVMLATLPGHGYRTSLGFADHHAFDFIWLALALLALHSVLARTDSWRDAGTWLAAGGLGVAVAAQVLSWEAGPLLIAPIAVAAAALVLVDVRLERDPLLWGLPLLVGLGLASLLTVGAHETFNWHTDVVTAAPPLLFGGVAVVVVLGTAAARTGLSWRVVAGGYVAVAVAGLLGVRYGLPDFWAEASSGVQRIVAPRDIVETAPLFGEGAGWLLLFGLLLVVGVAYLAWATRALAGGDRHWAAPAAYAWILLGLSFFSIRFGGETSIPLAVFAALGFVHIAERVDLANRPAPFREAGGARAQADGGRRPGDNESLVDFSWPDGRAFASLLVLGLLLCGLGLMQVPIKTGQLTITDETYETATEIDAYAAGQNLSDSESYVLSQWGRNRVYNYFVSGESQSFGYARQQYPQILNAEPGSAPPGRVGFVVADPAGNWSEGSVHDRLMSYGEGASGLAHYRAVARAGETRAFAAVPGANVTGEIEANVTTATLVTDVRVPGWEFAYARETSVTNGYFATRVAHPGQYRVLADGQERETLVVPGDAVLNGTRVDAGQAGGEG
- a CDS encoding sugar transferase, coding for MTSGWRYRFASVSGAVVLTAVAVTVANYPAIQDAFAMVPFLGRPAPTVLSNGELTFALLTMLAAVFVTVWPLFKPQPRRTLDTIFLTEKRLGVALLGMAALGYFDYTFRLPRSTLLLTAAALSALLPVWMVAIRRRPSQQSRAVLVGDDTEAMRDLLEATDLPVIGYVAPPSPYQREGAPSRGMADGGRLEQTSAFGEMSRLGGLSRLEEVLVEEDVDTVLVAFAESDRAEFFGALDTCHEYGVSVLAHRAHANHVLTQGIKDSEELVEIDLEPWDWLDHVAKRAFDVAFAGGGLLVLSPVIAVIAVALKLDSPGPVLYSQERTAEFGDTFTISKFRSMVPDAESETGVKLSEEDAGGVDPRVTRVGKVLRRTHLDEIPQLWSILMGDMSVVGPRPERPELDADIERGVEDWPSRWFVKPGLTGLAQINDATGHEPDRKLRYDLEYIRKQSFWFDVKIVIRQVWQVLGDVVATIRSRSSE
- a CDS encoding ABC transporter ATP-binding protein; amino-acid sequence: MSDGGVTDRREQLRALVRVARYRPAFTAAIVGAGVFAAALEAVGLSFILPIVEIVQSSSDPAAEADGVLGMFVAVYQTLGIPFTLGSVVVGVSLVLAVRWTLTFIVRWLRESLAFNYMRDLQTRSFDNALDACIEYFDHEGSDDILNAIVTQAEYAGRVIRHVVVFLEQFLLSLMYLVIAFVIAPLLTLFTAVFLGGLSVVFRYVLEPGYDIGDRVADANERVQEAAQAGTQGIRDTKLFGLQSELFSDFLDAVGQFAKSSIKLRRNQEAIKSFYSLLTAISVFALIYLAIAFMNMSLGSLGVFLFAMFRLGPKASALNSKLYQIENTLPHLVRTQQFIDELERNQELDVDREPVPESVESVEFDDVRFSYQGQDDEALAGISFKFEKGDFIGFVGPSGAGKSTIVSLLTRLYEPDTGNIRANARSIHEMDINEWRSQIAVVRQNPFIFNDTLRYNLTIGNRDVSRDELDEAARIAHVDEFSQDLPDGYDTQLGDDGVRLSGGQRQRVALARALLKEADVLVLDEATSDLDSGLEKDVQKSIENMDRDYAIVGIAHRLSTVMNADRIYTVDDGKIIEAGRHEELIETDGQYAELYNIQSQSN